A DNA window from Polynucleobacter sp. AP-Titi-500A-B4 contains the following coding sequences:
- the ftsW gene encoding putative lipid II flippase FtsW, translating into MNLKEKLFPENRLGLDRFWNFSRGGIDNFRTGLRDAVSGVEQTRSRMMEYDQLLVWAVLSLMLIGLVMVYSASITLADGPKYANYSSNYFLIRHLISLTIAIVVGIWAFKIPTKVWDRYSPVIFGFTVLLLILVLIPGIGKGVNGARRWIPLGVMNFQPSELMKFAAVIFAASYTVQRQEYLHSFSKGMLPMGIAVALVGGLLMKEPDMGAFVVVALIAFGILFLGGINAKLFGGLIVVGLLSGAAMIALSPFRRGRMLAFMDPWQVDNAANKGYQLTHSLMAFGRGEWFGTGLGGSVEKLHYLPEAHTDFIMAVIGEELGFVGVVVMIFLFYWIVRRAFIIGRTALQLDRSFAGLAAKGVAIWIGWQAFINMGVNLGLLPTKGLTLPLVSYGGSGILMNAVAIAMLLRIDYENRILMRGGKL; encoded by the coding sequence ATGAACTTAAAAGAGAAACTATTTCCAGAAAATCGCCTTGGTTTAGATCGTTTTTGGAATTTTTCCAGAGGTGGCATTGATAACTTCCGCACCGGTTTACGTGATGCGGTTTCTGGCGTAGAGCAAACTCGTTCACGCATGATGGAATATGACCAGTTATTGGTATGGGCGGTATTGTCGCTAATGTTGATTGGTTTAGTGATGGTGTATTCCGCATCCATTACATTGGCGGACGGCCCTAAATACGCCAATTACAGTAGCAACTACTTTTTGATCCGCCATTTGATCTCATTGACGATTGCCATTGTTGTAGGTATTTGGGCTTTCAAGATCCCGACCAAGGTTTGGGATCGTTATTCACCGGTTATTTTTGGCTTTACCGTCTTATTGCTGATTTTGGTTTTGATTCCCGGCATTGGAAAAGGTGTTAATGGTGCAAGACGTTGGATACCCCTAGGTGTAATGAATTTTCAACCTTCAGAATTAATGAAATTTGCTGCAGTGATTTTTGCAGCGAGCTATACGGTGCAACGCCAAGAGTACTTACATTCCTTCTCTAAAGGGATGCTACCGATGGGTATTGCGGTTGCTCTGGTTGGCGGCCTCTTGATGAAAGAGCCAGATATGGGGGCCTTCGTTGTGGTTGCCTTAATTGCGTTTGGTATTTTGTTTTTAGGTGGTATCAATGCAAAACTGTTTGGTGGCTTGATTGTGGTCGGATTGCTAAGTGGCGCTGCCATGATTGCTCTTTCGCCATTTCGTCGTGGCCGGATGTTGGCATTCATGGATCCATGGCAAGTAGATAACGCAGCTAATAAAGGTTACCAATTGACGCACTCGCTGATGGCCTTTGGTCGAGGCGAATGGTTTGGTACTGGTTTGGGTGGAAGCGTTGAAAAACTTCACTATCTTCCTGAGGCGCATACCGACTTCATCATGGCAGTGATTGGTGAAGAGCTTGGCTTTGTGGGTGTAGTAGTAATGATTTTCTTGTTCTATTGGATCGTACGTCGCGCATTCATTATCGGCCGCACTGCTTTGCAATTGGATCGTAGTTTCGCAGGCCTAGCGGCAAAAGGTGTTGCTATCTGGATTGGTTGGCAAGCCTTTATCAATATGGGTGTGAACTTAGGTTTACTACCAACAAAAGGCTTAACGCTGCCATTGGTGAGTTATGGCGGCTCTGGAATTTTGATGAATGCAGTCGCGATTGCGATGCTACTGCGAATTGATTATGAGAATCGCATTCTGATGCGCGGAGGGAAGCTGTGA
- the murG gene encoding undecaprenyldiphospho-muramoylpentapeptide beta-N-acetylglucosaminyltransferase, translating to MTKPSILVMAGGTGGHIFPGLAVAEYLRICGWNVAWLGNQSGMEYRLVKSCDFPFEAVDFGGLRGKGLKAKLLLPINLARACFQSWKIMRRLKPSVVLGMGGYITFPGGLVTKLLKRPLVLHEANSVAGSANRALTKIAMRTLTGFPNTMENAEWVGNPIREEFDHIQKPELRYEQRQGPLSILVVGGSLGAAALNENIPAALALIPKDARPKVIHQAGDKHLLDLQKRYAEFGVEADIRPFIDDMPAAYAQADLVVCRSGAMTVSELAACGVASCLIPFPHAIDDHQTANAQFLSDADAAVLLPQQYLNPQDLALMIQNFNRSDLKKMAIRAYALAKPHATQRVAEVCADCAGVGV from the coding sequence GTGACAAAACCCTCAATATTGGTGATGGCTGGTGGTACTGGCGGGCATATCTTCCCGGGCCTAGCTGTTGCTGAATATTTGCGGATCTGCGGTTGGAATGTTGCATGGTTGGGTAATCAAAGCGGCATGGAGTATCGCCTCGTGAAGTCATGTGACTTTCCATTTGAGGCAGTTGACTTTGGTGGTTTGCGTGGCAAAGGACTAAAAGCAAAGCTCTTGCTGCCGATTAATTTGGCGCGTGCATGCTTTCAGAGTTGGAAGATTATGCGTCGCTTAAAGCCTAGTGTTGTTTTAGGAATGGGCGGTTACATTACTTTCCCTGGTGGTCTGGTAACAAAACTCTTGAAGCGACCATTGGTATTGCATGAAGCGAATTCTGTCGCAGGAAGTGCAAATCGTGCGCTAACCAAGATTGCGATGCGGACCTTAACGGGCTTTCCTAACACCATGGAAAATGCCGAGTGGGTTGGTAACCCTATTCGTGAAGAGTTTGATCACATTCAAAAACCAGAGCTGCGCTATGAACAACGCCAAGGACCTTTATCTATTTTGGTTGTTGGTGGCAGCTTAGGTGCAGCAGCCTTAAACGAAAACATCCCTGCAGCTTTGGCATTAATTCCAAAAGATGCGCGTCCTAAGGTAATTCATCAGGCGGGCGATAAGCATTTGCTTGATCTACAAAAACGCTATGCAGAATTTGGTGTTGAAGCAGACATTCGTCCATTCATTGACGATATGCCGGCGGCATATGCGCAGGCGGATTTAGTGGTCTGCAGATCTGGCGCCATGACAGTTTCTGAGTTGGCAGCTTGTGGTGTGGCCTCTTGTTTGATTCCATTTCCACATGCAATTGACGATCATCAAACTGCGAATGCCCAATTTTTGTCAGATGCTGATGCCGCAGTTCTATTGCCACAGCAGTATCTCAATCCTCAAGACTTGGCTTTGATGATTCAAAACTTCAATCGAAGCGATCTTAAAAAGATGGCGATACGTGCATATGCATTAGCGAAGCCTCATGCAACTCAGCGTGTTGCTGAGGTATGTGCTGATTGTGCGGGGGTGGGTGTATGA
- the murC gene encoding UDP-N-acetylmuramate--L-alanine ligase: MKHIVQQIHFVGIGGAGMSGIAEVLLNLGYQVSGSDLAESVTTKRLQELGAVIHIGHDPKNVGTAEAVVISTAVAGNNPEVLAARAAKIPVIQRAVMLGELMRLKQGIAIAGTHGKTTTTSLVASVLAEGGLDPTFVIGGKLNSAGANARLGQGDFIVVEADESDASFLQLFPAMEVVTNIDADHMDTYQHDMARLKQAFVQFIQRMPFYGVAVLCIDDANVRDIIPFVSQPVLRYGISEDADIRASNVCADGTRMHFTVERRTVRRHGNTPGPLNVTLNLPGLHNVRNALAAIGIATELGVSDEAITKALSEFGGVGRRFQRYGDISLASGGSFTLIDDYGHHPVEMAATLAAARGAFPDRRLVLAFQPHRFTRTRDCFGEFVQVLRNFDALVLTEVYPAGEAKIPGADGKSLMKAALAEDKQSKASLNSAAVVFASNVAEMPEKLSQVLKDGDVLITMGAGSISALPHTLSEAKNV; encoded by the coding sequence ATGAAACATATCGTTCAGCAAATTCATTTCGTCGGCATTGGTGGTGCAGGTATGAGCGGCATTGCTGAGGTGCTCCTGAATCTTGGGTATCAAGTTTCAGGTTCTGATTTGGCTGAGAGCGTTACCACTAAACGCCTACAAGAATTAGGCGCCGTCATTCATATTGGGCATGATCCAAAAAATGTAGGTACTGCAGAAGCAGTTGTGATTTCAACCGCCGTAGCCGGCAATAACCCTGAAGTTTTGGCTGCTCGTGCGGCAAAAATTCCAGTCATTCAGCGTGCAGTGATGTTGGGCGAGTTGATGCGTTTGAAGCAAGGTATTGCGATTGCAGGCACGCACGGTAAGACTACAACTACTAGCTTGGTAGCCTCGGTACTTGCTGAAGGTGGCTTGGATCCAACCTTTGTGATTGGGGGCAAACTTAACTCTGCTGGGGCAAACGCACGTCTAGGTCAAGGTGATTTCATTGTGGTTGAAGCGGATGAATCTGATGCTTCATTCTTACAGCTATTCCCAGCGATGGAAGTAGTCACCAATATTGATGCTGATCATATGGATACCTATCAGCATGATATGGCGAGATTGAAGCAAGCTTTCGTGCAGTTTATCCAGCGTATGCCTTTTTATGGCGTAGCAGTGTTATGTATTGATGATGCCAATGTGCGCGACATCATTCCTTTTGTCTCACAGCCTGTATTGCGTTATGGCATTTCAGAAGATGCTGATATTAGGGCAAGCAATGTATGTGCTGATGGCACCCGTATGCACTTCACAGTTGAGCGTCGTACCGTTCGGCGTCATGGCAATACACCAGGCCCTCTTAATGTGACTTTGAACCTACCGGGTTTGCATAACGTACGTAATGCACTTGCTGCAATTGGCATTGCTACTGAATTGGGTGTCAGCGATGAGGCTATTACGAAAGCCTTATCCGAGTTTGGCGGTGTTGGTCGGCGCTTCCAGCGTTATGGCGATATTTCACTTGCATCAGGCGGCAGCTTCACCTTGATCGATGACTATGGTCATCACCCAGTGGAGATGGCTGCTACTTTGGCTGCAGCACGTGGTGCATTCCCAGACCGTCGTTTGGTTTTGGCATTCCAGCCACATCGCTTTACTAGAACGCGAGATTGTTTTGGTGAATTTGTCCAAGTGCTGCGAAATTTTGATGCTCTTGTATTAACTGAGGTTTATCCAGCAGGTGAAGCAAAGATTCCTGGTGCAGATGGCAAGAGTTTGATGAAGGCTGCCTTAGCAGAGGATAAGCAGTCCAAAGCCTCACTCAATTCTGCTGCAGTGGTATTTGCATCTAATGTCGCTGAGATGCCAGAAAAATTAAGTCAGGTTTTAAAAGATGGAGATGTATTAATTACGATGGGCGCAGGTTCAATTTCTGCTTTGCCTCACACCTTGTCGGAGGCAAAGAATGTCTGA
- a CDS encoding D-alanine--D-alanine ligase, with protein sequence MSEHNLSTWGDRVKARLAKLDVKSFGRVGVLLGGRSGEREISLMSGNGVLQALLSKGVDAHPFDPGLRNPTELVSEKFDRVFISLHGRYGEDGTIQGLLDLLELPYTGSGVLASALAIDKIVTKQVWISNGLATPEYEELTANSDWNAVVKHLGLPLIVKPAHEGSSLGLTKVKSVDELPAAYQLAAGLDKKVIAETCIVGDELTCPLVGQGNAAEALPVIKIIPPQANYDFHNKYFSDETKYLCPTGLAPEVNERVQELALAAYKALGCRTWGRADVMLDHKTGKPYLLEMNTSPGMTSHSLVPMAAKAAGIEYADLALWLLSQTLPEKEVAFS encoded by the coding sequence ATGTCTGAGCACAATCTCAGCACATGGGGTGATCGTGTGAAAGCACGGCTTGCCAAATTAGATGTCAAATCGTTTGGTCGAGTAGGCGTCTTGTTAGGTGGTCGTTCTGGTGAGCGCGAGATTTCATTGATGTCAGGTAATGGTGTCTTACAGGCCCTTTTATCAAAAGGTGTTGATGCTCATCCCTTTGATCCTGGCTTGCGTAACCCGACTGAATTGGTATCTGAGAAATTTGATCGGGTTTTCATTTCCCTGCATGGTCGCTATGGTGAAGATGGAACCATCCAAGGATTATTGGATCTGCTCGAATTGCCCTATACCGGCAGTGGCGTATTAGCCTCGGCATTAGCAATTGACAAGATTGTGACCAAGCAAGTATGGATTAGCAATGGACTTGCCACCCCTGAATATGAAGAATTGACTGCTAATAGCGATTGGAATGCAGTGGTTAAACATCTGGGTCTACCATTGATTGTGAAACCTGCCCATGAAGGCTCTTCACTCGGTTTGACTAAAGTGAAATCCGTTGATGAGTTACCAGCCGCCTATCAATTGGCTGCCGGACTCGATAAAAAAGTGATTGCAGAAACCTGCATCGTAGGTGATGAGCTAACTTGCCCATTAGTTGGTCAAGGTAATGCTGCCGAGGCCTTGCCCGTTATTAAGATTATTCCACCTCAAGCGAATTACGATTTCCACAATAAGTATTTTTCTGATGAGACAAAGTACCTCTGTCCAACAGGATTAGCTCCAGAGGTAAATGAGCGAGTGCAAGAACTTGCTTTAGCAGCCTATAAAGCGCTCGGTTGCCGCACCTGGGGTCGGGCTGATGTGATGTTAGATCACAAGACAGGTAAACCTTATTTACTCGAGATGAATACCTCTCCCGGCATGACCTCACATTCTTTGGTGCCAATGGCTGCAAAAGCTGCTGGTATTGAGTACGCAGATTTAGCGCTGTGGTTGCTCAGTCAAACCCTGCCAGAAAAAGAGGTTGCATTTTCATGA